The Streptococcus equi subsp. equi nucleotide sequence GTTATTGTTTTTAAAGGCGAGGAGTTGCTTTGCTCAGCTAGTCTAGCAAGTTCACAGGTCAGCTTATGTTTCTTATCAAGCTTGTTTGTTTTTGAGAATATTTTTCGATAAAAAGATGTTGTATTAATATTCATGTTATAGTATAATTATATTCGTTGCCATGACTTTATGAATGTTAGGAGATAGGAATGGATTTTACCTTTTTACCCAAATACTGGGCTTATTTCAATTATGGTGTGCTTGTAACCATGATGATTTCAGCCTGTGTTGTCTTTTTTGGCACGATTATAGGTCTTTTAGTGACCCTGATAAAACGCAGTCATATCAAGCCTTTGTCTTGGCTTGTCAGTCTTTATGTCTGGATTTTTCGTGGAACGCCGATGGTGGTACAGATCATGATTGCTTTTGCTTGGCTGCATTTCAACGATCTGCCCATTGTAGGCTTTGGTGTGTTGGATTTGGATTTTTCAAGACTGCTTCCTGGTATTATTATTATTTCCTTGAATAGCGGTGCTTACATATCTGAAATCGTCAGGGCTGGGATTGAGGCGGTGCCAAAGGGGCAGCTGGAGGCTGCTTACTCTCTTGGTATCCGTCCTAAGAACGCCATGCTCTATGTGATTTTGCCTCAGGCCTTTAAGAATATTTTGCCGGCCTTGGGCAATGAATTGATCACCATTATCAAGGATAGTGCCTTGCTTCAGACGATTGGTGTGATGGAGCTTTGGAATGGAGCTCAGTCGGTTGTGACGGCGACCTATCTGCCTATTACACCCTTGCTGTTTGCGGCCTTTTATTACTTGATGATAACAACAATATTGTCGCAATTATTAGGCTGCTTGGAGCGCAAGCTAGCACAGGGAGGGAGATAAGATGACTGAGACAGTGATTTCGATTCGTCAGTTGCATAAGAGCTTTGGCAAGCATGAGGTGCTAAAAGGAATAGACCTGACCATTAATCAGGGTGAGGTTGTGGTGATTATTGGGCCATCTGGCTCAGGAAAGTCCACGCTATTGCGCACGATGAATTTGCTTGAGGTGCCAACAAAGGGACACATCAGCTTTGAGGGCGTCGATATTACGGATAAGGCAAATGATATTTTCAAGATGCGTGAGAAGATGGGCATGGTTTTTCAGCAGTTTAATCTGTTTCCCAATATGACAGTGCTGGAAAACATCACCCTGTCACCCATCAAAACAAAAGGAATGTCAAGGGCTGGCGCGGAGCAGAGAGCTTATGAGCTGCTTGAGCGAGTTGGGCTGAGAGATAAGGCTGCTGCCTATCCGGCAAGCTTATCCGGTGGTCAGCAGCAGCGCATTGCGATTGCGCGCGGCTTGGCAATGGATCCCGATGTGCTGCTCTTTGATGAGCCGACCTCAGCGCTTGACCCTGAGATGGTGGGTGAGGTTTTGGCTGTTATGCAGGATTTGGCAAAATCAGGCATGACGATGGTTATTGTAACGCATGAAATGGGCTTTGCCAAAGAGGTGGCGGATCGCGTGATTTTTATGGACGGTGGTCTTGTGATTGAAGAGGGCAGTCCAGTTCAGGTATTTGAAGCTCCTAAGGAGGAGCGGACCAAGGACTTTTTGAGCAAGGTATTGTCATAGCTGGCGCAGCTAAAGGGCAGCATGTCACCTCAAGGTCTGGCTATTAGTCAATTGGCTGTTTGTTTTGGGCATTTTGTTTGTAAAAGGCTTAGAAAGTCTGGTTGGTGCTGTAGCCATATCTGGCTTTGCTACGCTTGGGCTGCTAGCTGGTCAGTGGGTATCATAGTGATTGGAGGTGTGGTCTCTTTATTGGTCAACATTGCTGTGGCAGGCTAGCACAGGGGCTTTGCTTGTTGTGCTGGGTAAGGGGTTTCATTTGCATGACTGTTAACATTGCTTAATTGATGAATTAGGTTGACTTTTGTTTTATTGTTTGATACTATTCAGGTAAGTCTGTCATTAGAAAGCGCTTTGCTTTTTTGATGATGGAAATCATGATCATATGATCACGTCTTAGGTAATATGTTGTTGTCAACATGGTGGTCTGAAAGTAGGAGGATAATATGGACTACAAAGCTGTTTATCAGGAGTGGCTGCACAATGATTTTTTCAATGAAGAAATCAAGGCAGATTTAGAGGCGATTAAGCATGATGAGGCTGAGATTCAAGACCGTTTTTATAAGGTGCTTGAGTTTGGGACAGCAGGACTTAGAGGAAAGCTCGGTGCTGGGACCAACCGTATGAATATTTACATGGTTGGTAAGGCTGCGCAGGCTTTAGCTAATACCATTATTGATCATGGGCCAGAGGCAGTCTCACGCGGGATTGCCATCAGCTATGATGTGCGCTATAAGTCTAAGGAATTCGCAGAATTGACCTGCTCGATCATGGCAGCCAATGGGATCAAGTCTTATATCTACAAGGGGATTCGTCCGACACCGATGTGCTCTTATGCGATTCGTGCCTTGAACTGTATCTCTGGTGTCATGATTACTGCTAGTCACAATCCTCAGGCCTACAATGGCTACAAGGCTTATTGGGAAGAGGGGTCACAGATCCTAGATGACATTGCTAATCAGATAGCGGTTCATATGGACGCTATTGAGCGCTTTGAGGACGTTAAGCAGATACCCTTTGAGGAGGCATTGGCAAGTGGTCTGACCAGCTATATTGATGATAGTATAGAGGAGGCCTATAAGAAAGAGGTTTTAGGCTTGACCATCAATGATACTGATATTGATAAGTCAGTGCGTGTGGTTTATACACCTTTGAATGGCGTTGGTAATTTGCCTGTTCGTGAGGTATTGAAGAGACGAGGCTTTGATCATGTCTTTGTAGTGCCGGAGCAGGAAATGCCAGACCCAGATTTCACAACAGTTGGTTATCCAAATCCAGAGGTACCAAAGGCCTTTGCTTATTCAGAAAGACTAGGGCAAGAAGTAGGAGCAGCTATTCTGATTGCGACTGATCCGGACTGTGATCGTGTGGCACTAGAGGTTCGAGCTGCTGACGGTAGTTATGTCTTTCTTAATGGTAATAAGATTGGTGCTTTGTTGTCCTACTATATCTTTTCACAGCGTCATGCTAGGCATAATCTTCCTGACAATCCTGTCCTTGTCAAATCAATTGTAACAGGGGATTTATCAAAAGCTATTGCCGCTAAATATGACGTTGAAACGGTTGAGACTCTTACAGGCTTTAAAAACATCTGTGGTAAGGCTAATGACTATGACATCACAAAGGAGAAGACCTACGTCTTTGGCTATGAGGAAAGCATTGGTTTTTGTTACGGTACCTTTGTGCGTGATAAGGACGCGGTTAGCGCCTCAATGATGGTGGTAGAAATGGCTGCCTACTACAAGCAAAGGGGTCAGTCACTCTTAGATGTGCTTCAAGACATTTACAAGGAATTTGGCTATTACAATGAGCGTCAGGTAGCGCTAGAGCTAGAGGGTGTTGAGGGGCAGAAGCGTATTGCACGTATCATGGAGGACTTTAGAAATGAGCCTATTGAGCATGCAGGTGCTATGAGCTTGAAGACCATTGTAGACTTTAAGGACGGCTACCTTGATTTTCCAAAGCAAAATTGTTTGAAATATTATTTTGATGATGGGTCATGGTATGCGCTGAGACCATCTGGAACAGAGCCTAAGATCAAGCTTTACATCTATACTATTGGTGAAACAGAGGCAGACAGCATTGCTAAGCTAGACGCTATTGAGTCAGCTTGTCAAGCAAAGATGGACAGTGTCAGCTAATTGTTCAAGCTCTGCAACAGAAAATCAGCTAATCAATAAGCAAAAAGGAAAAGGAAGTGACAGTGCTTCCTTTTTTCGTTATAATAGTTAAAAAATTAGCAAGGAGCGCATATGGTACAGATTATTGATGGGAAGGCCCTAGCACAGAAAATGCAGGCAGCATTGGCTAAGAAGGTAGAGAGCTTAAAGGCAGAAAAAGGAATTGTTCCAGGCCTTGTTGTCATTCTGGTAGGAGACAACCCTGCTAGTCAGGTTTACGTCCGTAATAAGGAACGCGCTGCCTTAGCAGCAGGCTTTAAAAGTGAAACCGTTCGCTTGTCTGATTCAGTCTGTCAGGAAGAGTTGATAGAGCTCATTGAGCAATATAATCAAGATGATACGATTCATGGTATTTTAGTGCAGCTTCCTCTTCCGCACCATATTAATGACAAAAGCATTATCCTTGCTATTGATCCTAAAAAGGACGTCGATGGCTTTCACCCTATGAATACAGGTCATCTGTGGTCAGGTCGTCCGAATATGGTCCCTTGTACTCCGGCAGGGATTATGGAGATGTTTCATGACTATGGTATCGAACTTGAAGGGAAAAATGCTGTTATTGTCGGGCGCTCAAATATTGTTGGGAAGCCTATGGCGCAGCTACTGTTGGATAAAAATGCTACGGTAACGCTTACCCATTCGCGCACGCGCCGACTGGCAGATATTTGTCGTCGTGCTGATATCTTGATTGTTGCTATTGGTCAGGGGCATTTTATCACAAAGGAGTTTGTTAAAGAGGGTGCTGTTGTTATAGATGTTGGTATGAATCGTGACGTCAATGGGCGATTGATTGGAGACGTCGCCTTTGATGAGGTGTCAGAGCTGGCTAGCATGATTACTCCTGTTCCGGGTGGTGTTGGACCGATGACCATTACTATGCTTTTGGAGCAAACCTATCAAGCAGCTCTAAGAAGGGTGAGTCAATGATTATAGATCAATCGTTTGTTGCTAGGGTTGTTGTTCCGCGGCAGGCTGACTCCCATAAGGGGAGTTACGGCAGAGTACTGTTAGTAGGTGGCTTGTATCCATACGGTGGTGCTATTATTATGGTAGCGCTGGCCTGTGTTCATAGTGGTGCTGGCCTAGTAACTGTTGCAACTGATAGAGAAACTATTGCTGCCTTGCATAGTCATTTGCCAGAGGCGATGGCTATTGCGGTAGATGATGAGGAATTACTGTTATCTCAGCTAGGTATGGCAGACCTGATTTTGATTGGTCCGGGGCTGTCGGAGAATAGCAGAGCAGCTAGGCTGTTTGAATTGGTCCTTGCACATGTCGCTGATCATCAGGTATTGGTCATTGATGGCTCTGCCTTAAGGCTTTTAGCGAAAAGGGCAGCTGATGTTAAGCAGCTGAGGTGCCCTCTTGTGTTAACGCCACACCAAAAGGAATGGGAGGCGCTGTCAGGTTTAGCGATTGATCAGCAGTATGATGCTGCCAACCAAGCAGCTCTCAAGCATTTTCCAAGGGCTACGATTTTGGTTGCTAAAAGCTCAGCAACCAAGATTTATCATGGCAACCAGATCTACCGGCTAAGAGTGGGCGGACCTTATCAGGCTACAGGTGGTATGGGGGATACCTTGGCAGGTATGATAGCAGGGATAGCTGTCCAGTTTCCAGAGTCAAGCTTGGTGGCTAAGGTTGCTTGTGCGACCTATCTGCACTCTGCGATTGCTGATGAGCTGGCAAAGACTGCCTATGTGGTTTTGCCGACTGCTATTAGCTATGAGCTTCCTAGATGGCTAAAGGCAATCAGCACAGGCCAGAAGCTAGGTTGAGGCTGTGCTGCGAGGTCGTTTGGGAAAAGCGGTTAATTGGTAGGCATGACAGCAGCTGGTTTCAGTCGTTTAGCTATTTTGAGTTTAGAGCTGCTAGCTTAAGACTGGGTGCTGCTTTATGATTCAAGGAAGCTATCATTGGAAAAACTTGTGTCAAGCTGTAGAAGCCCTAGCTGGCTTCTTTTTTTGTCTCTTTTTTGCTCACTATTTATGTGGAAACATGATATAATTGCATTAGTATACAGTTGGAGCAGTTAGGCTTCATGAAGTGAAAGGTAAACTGATGGCAGACTATTTATCCGTCACTCAGCTGACAAAATATTTAAAATTGAAATTTGATCGAGACCCTTATCTGGAGCGTGTCTATCTCACTGGTCAGGTATCTAATTTCAGAAAAAGACCAAATCACCAATATTTTTCCTTAAAGGACGAGGGAGCGGTGATTCAGGCCACCATGTGGGCAGGAGCTTATAAAAAGCTTGGCTTTGATTTAGAAGAGGGCATGAAGCTCAATGTGGTTGGGCGTATTCAGCTCTATGAGCCAAATGGCTCGTATTCAATGATCATTGAAAAGGCTGAGCCAGACGGTATTGGTGCTTTGGCGCTGCAATTTGAGCAGCTCAGGCAAAAGCTGGCTGGTGAAGGCTTCTTTGATGAGAGGCATAAGCAGGCCCTGCCGCAATTTGTGACAAAGGTAGGTATTGTGACGAGTCCAAGTGGGGCTGTGATTCGTGATATTATCACAACCATCTCAAGGCGTTTTCCTGGGGTGAGTATTCTTTTGTTTCCAACAAAGGTTCAGGGTGAGGGGGCAGCTCAAGAGGTTGCTGCTAATATTACTAAGGCTAACCAGCGTGAGGATCTGGATTTGTTGATTGTTGGACGCGGCGGTGGCTCGATTGAGGACCTGTGGGCTTTCAATGAGGAAATCGTTGTTCAGGCTATTTTTGAGTCTCGCCTGCCTGTTATTTCCAGCGTAGGACATGAGACAGATACAACCTTGGCTGATTTTGTGGCTGATCGCAGAGCTGCCACCCCAACCGCAGCTGCAGAGCTGGCGACACCTATTACAAAAACAGATATTGTCTCTTGGATTGCTGAGCAGCAGAGCCGGTCCTATCAAGCCTGTCTGCGCTATATCAGACAAGGGCAGGAGCGGGTGGATAAGCTTTCTTATTCTGTTATTTTCAGGCAG carries:
- the artM_2 gene encoding glutamine transporter, ATP-binding protein 3 yields the protein MTETVISIRQLHKSFGKHEVLKGIDLTINQGEVVVIIGPSGSGKSTLLRTMNLLEVPTKGHISFEGVDITDKANDIFKMREKMGMVFQQFNLFPNMTVLENITLSPIKTKGMSRAGAEQRAYELLERVGLRDKAAAYPASLSGGQQQRIAIARGLAMDPDVLLFDEPTSALDPEMVGEVLAVMQDLAKSGMTMVIVTHEMGFAKEVADRVIFMDGGLVIEEGSPVQVFEAPKEERTKDFLSKVLS
- the folD gene encoding bifunctional 5,10-methylene-tetrahydrofolate dehydrogenase/ 5,10-methylene-tetrahydrofolate cyclohydrolase, with the translated sequence MVQIIDGKALAQKMQAALAKKVESLKAEKGIVPGLVVILVGDNPASQVYVRNKERAALAAGFKSETVRLSDSVCQEELIELIEQYNQDDTIHGILVQLPLPHHINDKSIILAIDPKKDVDGFHPMNTGHLWSGRPNMVPCTPAGIMEMFHDYGIELEGKNAVIVGRSNIVGKPMAQLLLDKNATVTLTHSRTRRLADICRRADILIVAIGQGHFITKEFVKEGAVVIDVGMNRDVNGRLIGDVAFDEVSELASMITPVPGGVGPMTITMLLEQTYQAALRRVSQ
- the pgcA gene encoding phosphoglucomutase, producing the protein MDYKAVYQEWLHNDFFNEEIKADLEAIKHDEAEIQDRFYKVLEFGTAGLRGKLGAGTNRMNIYMVGKAAQALANTIIDHGPEAVSRGIAISYDVRYKSKEFAELTCSIMAANGIKSYIYKGIRPTPMCSYAIRALNCISGVMITASHNPQAYNGYKAYWEEGSQILDDIANQIAVHMDAIERFEDVKQIPFEEALASGLTSYIDDSIEEAYKKEVLGLTINDTDIDKSVRVVYTPLNGVGNLPVREVLKRRGFDHVFVVPEQEMPDPDFTTVGYPNPEVPKAFAYSERLGQEVGAAILIATDPDCDRVALEVRAADGSYVFLNGNKIGALLSYYIFSQRHARHNLPDNPVLVKSIVTGDLSKAIAAKYDVETVETLTGFKNICGKANDYDITKEKTYVFGYEESIGFCYGTFVRDKDAVSASMMVVEMAAYYKQRGQSLLDVLQDIYKEFGYYNERQVALELEGVEGQKRIARIMEDFRNEPIEHAGAMSLKTIVDFKDGYLDFPKQNCLKYYFDDGSWYALRPSGTEPKIKLYIYTIGETEADSIAKLDAIESACQAKMDSVS
- the xseA gene encoding exodeoxyribonuclease VII large subunit → MADYLSVTQLTKYLKLKFDRDPYLERVYLTGQVSNFRKRPNHQYFSLKDEGAVIQATMWAGAYKKLGFDLEEGMKLNVVGRIQLYEPNGSYSMIIEKAEPDGIGALALQFEQLRQKLAGEGFFDERHKQALPQFVTKVGIVTSPSGAVIRDIITTISRRFPGVSILLFPTKVQGEGAAQEVAANITKANQREDLDLLIVGRGGGSIEDLWAFNEEIVVQAIFESRLPVISSVGHETDTTLADFVADRRAATPTAAAELATPITKTDIVSWIAEQQSRSYQACLRYIRQGQERVDKLSYSVIFRQPERLYDAYSQRLDRLTTSLMTTFKETLSGAKQEHLILEHRLASVNVQARLERYQDRLATAHRLLIANMTNQYDSKLAGFERAQAALLSLDTSRIIARGYALLKKDGVVAACVKDIKKGDHLSIIMRDGQLEVEVEDVNEKNI
- the artQ_1 gene encoding amino acid ABC transporter permease — protein: MDFTFLPKYWAYFNYGVLVTMMISACVVFFGTIIGLLVTLIKRSHIKPLSWLVSLYVWIFRGTPMVVQIMIAFAWLHFNDLPIVGFGVLDLDFSRLLPGIIIISLNSGAYISEIVRAGIEAVPKGQLEAAYSLGIRPKNAMLYVILPQAFKNILPALGNELITIIKDSALLQTIGVMELWNGAQSVVTATYLPITPLLFAAFYYLMITTILSQLLGCLERKLAQGGR
- the nnrD gene encoding carbohydrate kinase, whose product is MIIDQSFVARVVVPRQADSHKGSYGRVLLVGGLYPYGGAIIMVALACVHSGAGLVTVATDRETIAALHSHLPEAMAIAVDDEELLLSQLGMADLILIGPGLSENSRAARLFELVLAHVADHQVLVIDGSALRLLAKRAADVKQLRCPLVLTPHQKEWEALSGLAIDQQYDAANQAALKHFPRATILVAKSSATKIYHGNQIYRLRVGGPYQATGGMGDTLAGMIAGIAVQFPESSLVAKVACATYLHSAIADELAKTAYVVLPTAISYELPRWLKAISTGQKLG